A region of Planctomycetia bacterium DNA encodes the following proteins:
- a CDS encoding DNA methyltransferase yeeA — translation MLQSLTPHAFIAKWKPADLSERAACQEHFIDLCRMLGHPTPAEADPTGEEYTFERGVEKSEGGNGWADVWKRGYFGWEYKGKHKDLKAAYAQLQLYRESLENPPLLVVCDLNRFEIHTNFTGCAKRVYAFDLDSLDHPVNLGTLRKLFHDPQALRPEHTTEDITVEAAKTFATMIDGWRDRGITGHDAAHFAMKLLFCMFAEDIDLLPDRTFRSTIEGAKKDPARLAGRLKSLFDCMASGGDYGPVSVPWFNGGLFKAGEPVPSLLSTDVERLITLNAYDWASVEPSIFGTLFERTLDPAKRSQIGAHYTSREDILTLLEPVLMAPLRREWAAVQSRAEELWPQLADKKKAAKARKELDRLLRDFVERLAAVKILDPSCGSGNFLYVAITLLLDLEKEVIAKAATFGTTLLPQVRPSQLYGLEINPYAAELAQVVIWIGYLQWMHFNGFAAPRDPILQPIDTIRNTDAIIDLTDPQNPKEPEWPEADVIVGNPPFLGRSFLRSELSVAYVAALFAVYNGRLPPSSDLCCYWFERARAAIEQGRSTSAGLLATQGIRGGKNREVLSRIAETGTIFFAISDKDWILDGANVHISIVGFGGKSEIVRTLDGRSVSKINSDLSPLEDVTTSQILKSNRGICSRGSQKRGAFDIPRDVAESMILAPINAHGVPNSDVVVPYWNGMDLTRRSRNMWIIDFGSDRSHDDAAQYELPFEYVRAHVHSERMKNNDARLKTSWWLHGITQPAMRAALSRIPRCCVTARVAKYRLFAWIALPLLPDDQLIVFARDDDFYLGVLHSRPHELWALKRGTRLETRPRYTPTTCFETFPLPEPTAAQRDAISAAAKELDTLRTNWLNPPEWTREEVLTFPGSVDGPWTRYVTEPNAKGIGTVRYPRVVPADAAAAKKLAKRTLTNLYNERPTWLDLAHKRLDEAVFAAYAWPTDLSDEDLLARLLALNLERAGAE, via the coding sequence ATGTTGCAATCCCTCACGCCTCACGCCTTCATCGCGAAGTGGAAGCCGGCCGACCTATCCGAACGGGCAGCCTGCCAGGAGCATTTCATCGACCTGTGCCGGATGCTCGGCCACCCGACGCCCGCGGAGGCTGACCCGACCGGCGAGGAGTACACCTTCGAGCGGGGCGTGGAAAAGTCCGAGGGTGGCAACGGCTGGGCCGACGTGTGGAAACGCGGCTACTTCGGCTGGGAATACAAAGGCAAGCATAAGGACTTGAAGGCGGCGTACGCGCAGCTCCAGCTCTACCGCGAATCACTTGAAAACCCACCGCTCTTGGTCGTCTGCGACCTGAACCGCTTCGAGATTCACACCAACTTCACTGGCTGCGCCAAACGGGTGTACGCCTTCGACCTCGACTCACTGGACCACCCGGTGAATCTAGGCACTCTCCGCAAGCTGTTTCACGATCCGCAGGCTTTGCGTCCGGAACACACGACCGAAGACATCACGGTCGAGGCGGCGAAGACGTTTGCCACCATGATCGACGGGTGGCGCGACCGCGGCATCACGGGGCATGACGCGGCCCACTTCGCGATGAAGCTCCTCTTCTGCATGTTTGCCGAAGACATCGATCTTCTCCCCGACCGGACATTCCGCTCCACGATCGAGGGCGCGAAGAAAGACCCCGCGCGGCTGGCCGGCCGTCTGAAATCCCTGTTCGACTGCATGGCGAGCGGCGGCGACTATGGCCCCGTTTCCGTCCCTTGGTTCAACGGCGGCTTGTTCAAGGCGGGAGAGCCCGTGCCGTCGCTTCTCAGCACCGACGTGGAGCGGCTCATCACGCTCAACGCCTACGACTGGGCGAGTGTCGAGCCGAGCATTTTCGGAACGCTTTTCGAGCGTACCCTTGATCCTGCGAAGCGATCCCAAATCGGCGCTCACTACACAAGCCGGGAAGACATCCTCACGCTCCTGGAGCCAGTCCTGATGGCTCCGCTGCGACGGGAATGGGCCGCCGTCCAAAGCCGCGCGGAGGAACTATGGCCGCAGCTTGCCGACAAGAAAAAGGCCGCCAAGGCCCGAAAGGAACTCGATAGACTTCTCCGCGACTTCGTCGAGCGACTGGCCGCTGTCAAAATTCTTGACCCGTCCTGCGGGTCGGGAAATTTTCTTTACGTGGCGATCACGCTCCTTCTGGATCTGGAAAAGGAAGTCATCGCGAAGGCCGCCACCTTCGGCACGACGCTGCTGCCGCAGGTGCGACCGTCGCAACTCTACGGGCTCGAAATCAATCCTTATGCCGCCGAACTGGCGCAAGTGGTCATTTGGATTGGTTATCTCCAGTGGATGCACTTCAACGGCTTCGCCGCGCCGCGTGATCCGATCCTCCAACCGATCGACACGATCCGAAACACCGACGCGATCATCGACCTCACGGACCCGCAGAATCCGAAGGAACCCGAGTGGCCGGAGGCCGACGTGATCGTGGGGAACCCGCCGTTCCTCGGCCGAAGTTTTTTGCGTTCTGAACTCAGTGTCGCATACGTCGCCGCGCTGTTTGCCGTTTACAATGGCCGACTTCCACCGTCTAGCGACCTCTGTTGCTATTGGTTTGAGAGAGCCCGGGCAGCGATAGAGCAAGGGCGGTCAACTAGCGCCGGCCTACTTGCGACTCAAGGAATTCGTGGCGGCAAAAATCGTGAGGTGCTATCGCGAATCGCCGAAACTGGAACCATCTTTTTCGCAATTAGTGACAAAGATTGGATTCTCGACGGTGCAAACGTTCATATTTCGATTGTCGGCTTCGGCGGCAAATCCGAAATCGTCCGTACGTTAGATGGGCGATCGGTGAGCAAGATCAACAGTGATCTAAGCCCACTCGAAGACGTGACCACTTCGCAGATACTGAAGTCCAACCGTGGAATATGCTCGCGTGGGTCCCAGAAACGCGGCGCGTTCGACATTCCTCGCGACGTTGCTGAGTCGATGATCCTTGCTCCGATCAATGCCCACGGCGTCCCAAACTCGGACGTTGTCGTGCCATATTGGAATGGGATGGACCTCACGCGGCGCAGCCGAAACATGTGGATCATTGATTTCGGAAGCGACCGCTCGCACGACGACGCGGCACAATATGAGCTGCCCTTCGAGTATGTACGCGCGCATGTCCACTCCGAGCGCATGAAGAACAACGACGCCAGACTGAAAACATCATGGTGGCTACACGGTATCACCCAACCCGCGATGCGAGCTGCCCTAAGCCGCATTCCGCGTTGCTGCGTGACCGCTCGCGTGGCGAAATATCGATTGTTTGCCTGGATTGCCCTGCCGTTGTTGCCTGATGACCAATTAATCGTCTTTGCCCGCGACGATGATTTCTACTTGGGCGTCCTACACTCCCGGCCTCACGAACTCTGGGCATTGAAACGCGGGACACGCCTGGAAACCAGACCCCGGTACACGCCGACGACATGTTTTGAAACCTTCCCACTCCCCGAGCCAACGGCGGCCCAGCGCGACGCCATTAGCGCTGCCGCCAAGGAACTCGACACGCTCCGCACGAACTGGCTCAATCCGCCGGAGTGGACAAGGGAGGAAGTTCTCACGTTCCCCGGCTCCGTCGATGGCCCCTGGACCCGATACGTGACGGAGCCGAACGCGAAGGGGATCGGCACCGTGCGGTATCCGCGGGTCGTGCCCGCCGATGCCGCCGCCGCGAAGAAACTCGCGAAGCGAACCCTCACCAACCTCTACAACGAACGCCCGACCTGGCTCGATCTCGCCCACAAGCGCCTTGATGAAGCCGTCTTCGCCGCGTATGCCTGGCCGACCGATCTCTCCGACGAGGACCTCCTCGCCCGACTTCTAGCCTTGAACCTGGAGCGAGCGGGGGCGGAGTGA
- a CDS encoding hydrolase: protein MTSIRAALVILLSGVCGAAAGAEPAVDPPWRYTFEKPGPSWAEEGFDDSGWRQGPGGFGDGKAPQSRIGTEWTTDDIWIRRTIELPAPCAEPALYVHHDDDAEVFLNGRPVASLPGSQSEYRVVPLDAQGRAAIRTGRNTVAVHCREKRLGQFIDVHVIDATRIPLLPQPEWTKRIFKSDLVTRWGAAVTPASAWLDYPRPQFVRDSWTNLNGTWDYRVTPRAEQAIPDRWEGTILVPFCLESRLGGVRRPLSDADTLWYRRSFTATPAPGYRTLLNFEAVDYRCRVYVNGTAVGDHTGGNTPFSVDATPALRAGTNELVVRVEDDTEGMQLRGKQSVSPVGIYYTRVSGIWQTVWLETVPENRLASVAITTDAARGTITVRPTVAGTAGRLRVRATLAGVAAGNAEGPATGPVTVTVAEPRLWSPAHPHLYDLALELVAADGTLLDRVGSYAGIRTLGKERDAAGHLRFTLNGKPIFHWGTLDQGWWPDGLLTPPSDAAMRSDIEYLKAAGFNMIRKHVKVEPRRYYAHCDRIGMLVWQDQVSGGLQPHWKMLAADPPEARWNDDDHDQFMRELAEMVTSLENHPSIVVWTPFNEAWAQHRTAAVGRWLADRDPTRPVNIASGGNFFPVGDIVDFHAYPHPSFPFDAARYRDFIHVVGEFGGHGLPVAGHLWDGTAGNWGYGGLPKDAAEYAARYKESIDKLVALERQGIAAGVYTQTTDVEAEINGLLTYDREQAKIPAATLRELHRPLGLE from the coding sequence ATGACCTCCATTCGCGCGGCGCTCGTGATCCTCCTGTCCGGCGTCTGCGGCGCCGCGGCCGGGGCGGAACCGGCCGTCGACCCCCCGTGGCGGTACACGTTTGAGAAGCCGGGCCCGAGCTGGGCGGAAGAAGGCTTCGACGACTCCGGCTGGCGGCAGGGGCCGGGCGGATTTGGCGACGGCAAGGCGCCGCAGTCCCGCATCGGAACCGAGTGGACGACGGACGACATCTGGATCCGACGCACGATCGAACTGCCCGCGCCCTGCGCCGAGCCGGCCCTGTACGTGCACCATGACGACGACGCCGAGGTGTTTCTCAACGGCCGGCCCGTCGCCAGCCTGCCCGGGTCGCAGAGCGAATACCGGGTCGTGCCGCTCGACGCCCAGGGGCGGGCCGCGATCCGAACCGGCCGCAACACGGTCGCCGTTCACTGTCGGGAGAAGCGGCTCGGGCAATTCATCGACGTCCACGTCATCGACGCCACGCGCATACCCCTCCTGCCCCAGCCGGAGTGGACGAAGCGAATCTTCAAGTCGGACCTCGTCACCCGCTGGGGCGCCGCGGTCACGCCGGCGAGCGCCTGGCTCGACTATCCGCGGCCGCAGTTTGTCCGCGACTCATGGACGAATCTCAACGGCACGTGGGACTACCGGGTCACACCGCGGGCCGAGCAGGCGATTCCCGACCGCTGGGAAGGCACGATCCTCGTCCCGTTCTGCCTCGAGTCGCGGCTCGGCGGCGTGCGCCGGCCGCTCAGTGACGCCGACACGCTCTGGTATCGGCGGTCCTTCACCGCCACCCCCGCCCCCGGATACCGGACCCTGCTGAACTTCGAGGCCGTCGATTACCGGTGCCGCGTGTACGTCAACGGCACGGCCGTCGGCGACCACACCGGCGGCAACACCCCGTTCAGCGTCGACGCCACGCCGGCGCTGCGGGCAGGCACGAACGAGCTCGTGGTGCGGGTCGAGGACGACACCGAGGGGATGCAGCTGCGCGGCAAGCAGTCGGTGTCGCCGGTGGGCATCTACTACACGCGCGTCTCGGGGATCTGGCAGACGGTGTGGCTGGAGACCGTGCCCGAAAATCGGCTCGCCTCCGTCGCGATCACGACCGACGCCGCCCGCGGCACGATCACGGTCCGGCCCACGGTGGCCGGCACGGCGGGCCGGCTGCGGGTCCGGGCCACGCTCGCCGGCGTTGCAGCCGGCAACGCCGAGGGCCCGGCCACCGGACCGGTCACGGTCACTGTGGCCGAGCCGCGACTCTGGTCGCCAGCCCACCCGCACCTCTACGACCTGGCCCTGGAACTCGTCGCCGCCGACGGCACGCTGCTCGACCGGGTCGGTTCCTACGCCGGCATCCGCACGCTCGGCAAGGAGCGGGACGCGGCGGGGCACCTCCGGTTCACGCTCAACGGCAAGCCGATCTTCCACTGGGGCACGCTCGACCAGGGCTGGTGGCCCGATGGCCTGCTCACGCCCCCGTCCGACGCGGCGATGCGGTCCGACATCGAGTACCTCAAGGCCGCCGGCTTCAACATGATCCGCAAGCACGTCAAGGTCGAGCCGCGCCGCTACTACGCCCACTGCGACCGGATCGGCATGCTCGTCTGGCAGGACCAGGTGAGCGGCGGCCTCCAGCCCCACTGGAAGATGCTCGCCGCCGACCCGCCCGAGGCCCGCTGGAACGACGACGACCATGACCAGTTCATGCGCGAACTCGCCGAGATGGTGACGAGCCTGGAGAACCATCCGTCGATCGTCGTCTGGACGCCGTTCAACGAGGCCTGGGCGCAGCACCGCACGGCCGCCGTCGGCCGCTGGCTCGCCGACCGCGACCCGACGCGGCCCGTCAACATCGCCAGCGGCGGCAACTTCTTCCCGGTCGGCGACATCGTCGATTTCCACGCCTACCCGCACCCGTCGTTCCCCTTCGACGCGGCCCGGTACCGCGACTTCATCCACGTGGTCGGCGAGTTCGGTGGCCACGGCCTGCCGGTCGCCGGACATCTGTGGGACGGCACGGCGGGCAACTGGGGCTACGGCGGCCTGCCCAAGGACGCGGCGGAGTACGCCGCCCGCTACAAGGAGTCGATCGACAAGCTGGTCGCCCTCGAGCGACAGGGCATCGCTGCCGGCGTCTACACGCAGACCACC